In one Nocardioides sp. NBC_00368 genomic region, the following are encoded:
- a CDS encoding Abi-alpha family protein, whose translation MSLLGKVVPTASAVAGTAPGLARVAAGAAWHTAGWGLRTSGRAGMRVARAVIDQDVRDGLVRETAEAVGIVAGTAARIILPGTRPVMEISESDYAAARQDVVLARTREAEASQDSLPVLRRRGAELLDRSRDVWADEQGHPAYARILDELAPDEARMLLYLLQAGPQPSVDVRTGGPTGLVGSTMIAPGLNMIAGRSGVRYPERVPAYLNNLFRLGLVWFSKEPLSDPLEYQVLEAQPDVLEALRSVKFAKIVRRSVHLTPFGEAFGRTTLVDEDSAESAFPEHQAPVTGGADLPKA comes from the coding sequence ATGAGCCTCTTGGGGAAGGTCGTCCCGACCGCATCCGCCGTGGCCGGCACCGCTCCCGGCCTGGCGCGGGTCGCGGCGGGTGCTGCCTGGCACACCGCCGGATGGGGGCTGCGCACCTCCGGCCGCGCCGGCATGCGGGTCGCCCGGGCGGTGATCGACCAGGACGTACGCGATGGGCTGGTGCGGGAGACGGCCGAGGCCGTGGGGATCGTCGCCGGCACCGCCGCGCGGATCATCCTGCCCGGCACGAGGCCGGTGATGGAGATCTCCGAGTCCGACTACGCGGCCGCCCGTCAGGACGTCGTGCTCGCGCGGACCCGCGAGGCCGAGGCGTCCCAGGACTCGCTACCGGTGCTGCGCCGTCGCGGGGCCGAGCTGCTCGACCGCTCGCGCGACGTCTGGGCAGACGAGCAGGGGCACCCGGCGTACGCCCGGATCCTCGACGAGCTCGCGCCCGACGAGGCGCGGATGCTGCTCTACCTCCTGCAGGCCGGACCGCAGCCGTCGGTCGACGTACGCACCGGGGGACCGACGGGTCTCGTCGGCAGCACCATGATCGCGCCGGGGCTCAACATGATCGCCGGCCGCAGCGGGGTGCGCTATCCGGAGCGGGTCCCGGCCTACCTCAACAACCTGTTCCGGCTCGGGCTGGTGTGGTTCTCCAAGGAGCCGCTGTCCGACCCGCTGGAATACCAGGTCCTCGAGGCCCAGCCCGATGTGCTGGAGGCGCTGCGCTCGGTGAAGTTCGCCAAGATCGTGCGTCGCTCGGTGCACCTCACGCCGTTCGGCGAGGCTTTCGGACGCACCACCCTGGTGGACGAGGACTCGGCCGAGTCGGCTTTCCCGGAGCATCAGGCGCCGGTGACCGGCGGGGCGGACCTGCCCAAGGCCTGA
- a CDS encoding multinuclear nonheme iron-dependent oxidase yields the protein MNPSVSGIAVAWRPAIAELLQTYAASGRLGFTEVVAENMSPTQVPQAVTDLGVPVIAHGVTLGLAGADRPTADRLTRLAGLAEVLDSPFVSEHVAFVRASGSPDPLHGDVLEAGHLLPPPRTKDSLDVLADNIRIAKESLPVPLAVENIAATFTWPEDTIAEPDFLTELVERTGVRLVLDVANLYASAVARGSDPVADLARFPLDAVAYMHVAGGTEHDGLYLDTHAHPMPPPVLSLLATAVEAYAGRPLPGIMLERDTDVSPRTVDPEFTRLSEAVEAVRGPQALGRSAPPVTGA from the coding sequence GTGAACCCCTCGGTCTCCGGCATCGCCGTGGCCTGGCGTCCCGCGATCGCCGAGCTCCTCCAGACGTACGCCGCCTCCGGCCGTCTGGGGTTCACCGAGGTGGTCGCGGAGAACATGTCCCCGACGCAGGTCCCGCAGGCCGTCACCGACCTGGGCGTCCCGGTCATCGCCCACGGCGTCACCCTCGGGCTGGCCGGAGCCGACCGCCCCACCGCGGATCGGCTCACCCGGCTGGCGGGGCTCGCCGAGGTCCTGGACAGCCCCTTCGTCTCCGAGCACGTCGCGTTCGTGCGGGCGAGCGGCTCCCCCGACCCGCTCCACGGCGACGTCCTGGAGGCCGGCCACCTGCTCCCACCGCCGCGCACGAAGGACTCGCTTGACGTGCTCGCCGACAACATCCGGATCGCCAAGGAGTCCCTGCCGGTGCCGCTCGCGGTCGAGAACATCGCCGCCACCTTCACCTGGCCCGAGGACACCATCGCCGAGCCCGACTTCCTGACCGAGCTCGTCGAGCGCACCGGCGTACGCCTCGTCCTCGACGTCGCCAACCTCTACGCCTCCGCGGTCGCCCGCGGCTCCGACCCGGTCGCCGACCTGGCCCGCTTCCCGCTCGACGCGGTCGCCTACATGCACGTCGCCGGCGGCACCGAGCACGACGGTCTCTACCTCGACACCCACGCCCACCCGATGCCACCACCGGTGCTGTCGCTGCTCGCGACAGCCGTCGAGGCGTACGCCGGACGCCCGCTTCCCGGCATCATGCTCGAACGCGACACCGACGTGTCACCACGGACCGTCGACCCCGAGTTCACCAGGCTGTCCGAGGCGGTCGAGGCGGTCCGCGGCCCTCAGGCCTTGGGCAGGTCCGCCCCGCCGGTCACCGGCGCCTGA
- a CDS encoding transglycosylase domain-containing protein, whose product MRFAALIGVAAVTGLVASGMAIPFIHLTGVAAKSGAQVMDDLPLDIDMGELSQTTRILDVHGKVITTLYDQNRSYKALDQISPNMPKALLAIEDSRFYEHGAMDLKGTLRALLRNSASESGAVQGGSSITQQLVKTTLVYGADSDEERAAATEKSTARKIRELRYAIWLEENHDKDWILERYLNAAYFGDSAYGVQAAAKHYFGVDSADLTWGQASMLAGMVKNPTGYDPTDYPDATLARRNLVLERLAQVGDLPRADAEKLKESELGLNVQDSRNGCFGSSAEFFCDYALRWLLADKSLGETEAERWRLLQTGGLTIRTTLDSSFQKAAQRSVSRHVSPTDNAVGALAMVEPGTGMVKALAQSRPMGESRRKGESYLNYLVPKEYGDANGFQAGSTFKVFVGAAAIEKGFPLRQEIPSPAKRTFNQASFANCPGEGNFSPNPYPVGNSTTSGNKNLYTGTRESVNTFYVRLEQFTGVCAPYALAKKMGVSLTDPAHERVPSFTLGPVDVSPLEMAEAYATFGARGKHCDSRPVTAIVGPDGKTMKEYAASCEQVMRTGTADAMNDILRGVLQPGGFGQKLALSVPSAGKTGTTNSNRAVWFNGYTPKLATASMIAGADYEGNWVTLNGQRLRGGYVASASGSTVAGPMWAGAMRAIDGKLGSASFVRPGASVINGRGIKIPKVEGLSIAKATARLKAAGFKPVVGKRVKSRWKAGTVVGTVPGSRAIKGATVEMLVSKWRG is encoded by the coding sequence ATGCGGTTCGCGGCTCTCATCGGTGTCGCCGCGGTGACGGGTCTGGTGGCCTCCGGGATGGCGATCCCGTTCATCCACCTGACCGGTGTCGCGGCCAAGTCGGGCGCTCAGGTGATGGACGATCTGCCCCTCGACATCGACATGGGCGAGCTGTCGCAGACGACACGGATCCTGGACGTGCACGGCAAGGTGATCACGACCCTCTACGACCAGAACCGGTCCTACAAGGCGCTCGACCAGATCTCGCCCAACATGCCGAAGGCGCTGCTCGCGATCGAGGACAGCCGCTTCTACGAGCACGGCGCGATGGACCTCAAGGGCACCCTGAGGGCCCTGCTGCGCAACTCGGCCTCGGAGTCGGGTGCGGTGCAGGGCGGCTCGTCGATCACCCAGCAGCTGGTCAAGACGACCCTCGTCTACGGCGCCGACTCCGACGAGGAGCGGGCGGCCGCGACCGAGAAGTCCACGGCCCGCAAGATCCGCGAGCTCCGCTACGCGATCTGGCTCGAGGAGAACCACGACAAGGACTGGATCCTCGAGCGCTACCTCAACGCGGCCTACTTCGGTGACTCCGCCTACGGCGTCCAGGCAGCCGCGAAGCACTACTTCGGAGTCGACTCCGCCGACCTGACCTGGGGACAGGCCTCGATGCTGGCCGGGATGGTGAAGAACCCGACCGGCTACGACCCGACCGACTACCCCGACGCCACGCTGGCCCGCCGCAACCTGGTGCTCGAGCGGCTGGCCCAGGTCGGCGACCTGCCGCGGGCCGACGCGGAGAAGCTCAAGGAGAGCGAGCTCGGGCTCAACGTGCAGGACAGCCGTAACGGCTGCTTCGGGTCGTCGGCGGAGTTCTTCTGCGACTACGCGCTGCGGTGGCTGCTCGCCGACAAGTCGCTGGGGGAGACCGAGGCCGAGCGCTGGCGGCTGCTGCAGACCGGTGGCCTGACCATCAGGACGACGCTGGACTCGAGCTTCCAGAAGGCGGCGCAGCGGTCGGTGAGCCGGCACGTCTCGCCGACCGACAACGCCGTCGGCGCCCTGGCGATGGTCGAGCCCGGCACCGGCATGGTCAAGGCGCTCGCGCAGTCGAGGCCGATGGGCGAGAGCCGTCGCAAGGGCGAGTCCTATCTCAACTACCTGGTCCCGAAGGAGTACGGCGACGCCAACGGCTTCCAGGCGGGCTCGACGTTCAAGGTCTTCGTCGGCGCCGCGGCGATCGAGAAGGGCTTCCCGCTCCGCCAGGAGATCCCGTCGCCGGCCAAGCGGACCTTCAACCAGGCGTCCTTCGCCAACTGTCCCGGCGAGGGCAACTTCAGCCCCAACCCCTACCCGGTCGGCAACTCGACCACCTCCGGCAACAAGAACCTCTACACCGGCACCCGGGAGTCGGTGAACACCTTCTACGTCCGGCTCGAGCAGTTCACCGGCGTCTGCGCGCCCTATGCGCTCGCGAAGAAGATGGGCGTCAGCCTGACCGACCCGGCCCACGAGCGGGTGCCGTCCTTCACCCTCGGCCCGGTCGACGTCAGCCCGCTGGAGATGGCCGAGGCGTACGCGACGTTCGGCGCCCGCGGCAAGCACTGCGACTCGCGGCCGGTGACCGCGATCGTCGGCCCGGACGGGAAGACGATGAAGGAGTACGCGGCCTCGTGCGAGCAGGTGATGCGTACCGGGACCGCGGACGCCATGAACGACATCCTCCGCGGCGTACTGCAGCCCGGTGGGTTCGGGCAGAAGCTCGCGCTCAGCGTGCCGTCGGCCGGCAAGACCGGCACAACCAACAGCAACCGTGCGGTGTGGTTCAACGGCTACACGCCGAAGCTCGCGACCGCGTCGATGATCGCCGGTGCGGACTACGAGGGCAACTGGGTCACTCTCAACGGGCAGCGCCTCCGAGGTGGCTACGTCGCCTCGGCCTCCGGCTCGACCGTCGCCGGCCCGATGTGGGCCGGTGCGATGCGGGCGATCGACGGCAAGCTCGGCTCCGCCAGCTTCGTACGTCCCGGGGCCAGCGTGATCAACGGCAGGGGCATCAAGATCCCGAAGGTCGAGGGACTCTCGATCGCCAAGGCCACCGCCCGGCTGAAGGCGGCCGGGTTCAAGCCGGTCGTCGGCAAGCGGGTGAAGTCGCGCTGGAAGGCCGGCACCGTCGTCGGGACGGTTCCCGGCAGCCGCGCGATCAAGGGCGCGACGGTCGAGATGCTGGTGTCGAAATGGCGCGGGTAG
- a CDS encoding GTP-binding protein LepA yields MLTDNDRLVAHVARLGEEHPPIPMDSVDFSVNDPAAFGDRFGHVLDYMARVELEVDRNVLEISTMLPNPPEVDKRFYAEVWQPQEIQHGLILDRLQQVVGRPPATTDLDHVGLKLMVLGLLAHLEPFQDVCRMLYYLTGMATERSAVIAYNLLHDGVVETGEHAVAETVIAPIKRQEPGHYAFYQLSARAHWATLAAWQKWLVRRMRRISFAPVGVNNDTQLADFGDVMETLGVDHEGRDLAADVARVEQELLWARDRGLPVPDYVARAFREAVEAAQARRAVRLGM; encoded by the coding sequence ATGCTCACCGATAACGATCGCCTCGTCGCTCATGTCGCGCGCCTCGGGGAGGAGCACCCACCGATCCCGATGGACTCCGTCGACTTCTCAGTGAACGACCCGGCCGCCTTCGGCGACCGCTTCGGCCATGTGCTCGACTACATGGCTCGGGTCGAGCTCGAGGTCGACCGCAACGTACTCGAGATCTCCACGATGCTGCCCAACCCGCCCGAGGTCGACAAGCGGTTCTACGCGGAGGTGTGGCAGCCGCAGGAGATCCAGCACGGACTGATCCTCGACCGGCTCCAGCAGGTCGTCGGGCGGCCGCCGGCGACCACCGACCTGGACCACGTCGGCCTGAAGCTGATGGTGCTCGGCCTGCTGGCTCACCTGGAGCCGTTCCAGGACGTCTGCCGGATGCTCTACTACCTGACCGGGATGGCCACCGAGCGCTCCGCGGTGATCGCCTACAACCTGCTCCACGACGGGGTCGTCGAGACCGGTGAGCACGCCGTCGCCGAGACCGTCATCGCGCCGATCAAGCGCCAGGAGCCGGGCCACTACGCCTTCTACCAGCTCTCCGCCCGGGCCCACTGGGCCACGCTCGCGGCCTGGCAGAAGTGGCTGGTCAGACGCATGCGCCGGATCTCGTTCGCCCCGGTCGGGGTCAACAACGACACCCAGCTGGCCGACTTCGGCGACGTCATGGAGACCCTGGGCGTCGACCACGAGGGTCGCGACCTGGCCGCCGACGTGGCCCGGGTCGAGCAGGAGCTCCTCTGGGCCCGCGACCGCGGCCTCCCCGTCCCCGACTACGTCGCCCGCGCCTTCCGCGAGGCCGTCGAGGCAGCTCAGGCGCGGCGGGCGGTTCGTCTAGGTATGTAG